A genomic segment from Castor canadensis chromosome 1, mCasCan1.hap1v2, whole genome shotgun sequence encodes:
- the LOC109697036 gene encoding putative methyl-CpG-binding domain protein 3-like 3 — MTSCILKRLMTRITVHPGNEVRCRHAEENLEKPQKLWSGDCRASRCTAVKDSFYLTPLDFESTSKIISLRIQGESLGHVGAKDLWTCPELSPGQVPFQRQIIPGSLPPSLYHQEVTSADIWRQMRKVKKARKRLVEALKADSLSREAE; from the coding sequence ATGACCAGTTGCATCTTAAAGAGACTGATGACAAGAATCACTGTCCACCCTGGCAACGAGGTCAGGTGCAGACATGCAGAGGAGAACTTGGAGAAGCCCCAGAAACTGTGGTCAGGAGACTGCAGGGCCTCCAGGTGCACAGCAGTGAAGGACAGCTTTTATTTAACTCCTCTAGACTTTGAAAGCACCTCGAAGATTATTTCCCTGAGAATTCAGGGTGAGTCCCTGGGTCACGTTGGTGCCAAGGATCTGTGGACTTGCCCAGAGCTCAGCCCTGGCCAGGTTCCATTTCAGAGACAGATAATCCCAGGAAGTCTTCCTCCATCATTGTACCACCAAGAGGTGACATCTGCAGACATCTGGAGACAGATGAGGAAGGTGAAGAAAGCCAGGAAGAGGCTGGTTGAGGCCTTGAAGGCAGACAGCCTGTCCAGGGAGGCAGAGTGA